A region from the Nocardia terpenica genome encodes:
- a CDS encoding quinone-dependent dihydroorotate dehydrogenase, with protein sequence MYSLLLRLMFLVPPERIHHLAFAAMRLATRFAPTRRLAAALLVTDDPLLRTTAFGVEFPAPIGLAAGFDKDAEGVNAWGPLGFGFAEIGTVTAQAQPGNPAPRLFRLPADHALINRMGFNNHGAAAAAERLRTRRPGSVPIGANIGKTKITPAARAADDYATSARLLGPLADFVVVNVSSPNTPGLRDLQAVESLRPLLRAVLDSVAAGAQQARDRTPVLVKIAPDLSDDDIDAVADLAVELGLAGIVATNTTIRRDGLATPAAEVAAMGAGGLSGPPVAERSLEVLRRLYARVGDRLVLISVGGIETADQAVDRILAGATLLQGYTGFIYGGPFWTRRLHRGIAARLRAQGFTSLTEAVGAEHKTRA encoded by the coding sequence ATGTACTCGCTCCTGCTGCGCCTGATGTTCCTGGTGCCGCCCGAACGCATCCACCACCTGGCCTTCGCCGCGATGCGCCTGGCCACCCGCTTCGCCCCCACCCGGCGGCTGGCGGCCGCGCTGCTGGTCACCGACGACCCGCTGCTGCGCACCACCGCCTTCGGCGTCGAGTTCCCGGCCCCGATCGGCCTGGCCGCCGGGTTCGACAAGGACGCCGAGGGCGTCAACGCCTGGGGCCCACTGGGTTTCGGCTTCGCCGAGATCGGCACCGTCACCGCGCAGGCGCAGCCGGGCAACCCCGCGCCGCGACTGTTCCGGCTGCCCGCCGACCACGCGCTGATCAACCGGATGGGCTTCAACAACCACGGCGCCGCCGCCGCGGCCGAACGACTGCGCACCCGCCGCCCCGGCAGCGTGCCCATCGGCGCCAACATCGGCAAAACCAAGATCACCCCCGCCGCGCGCGCCGCCGACGACTACGCCACCAGCGCCCGCCTGCTCGGCCCGCTCGCCGATTTCGTGGTCGTCAACGTCAGCTCCCCCAACACGCCCGGCCTGCGCGACCTGCAGGCCGTGGAATCGCTGCGGCCGCTGCTGCGCGCGGTGCTCGACAGCGTCGCCGCCGGAGCGCAGCAGGCCCGCGACCGCACGCCGGTGCTGGTGAAGATCGCCCCCGACCTGTCCGACGACGACATCGACGCGGTCGCCGACCTCGCCGTGGAACTCGGGCTCGCCGGGATCGTGGCCACCAACACCACCATCCGCCGCGACGGCCTGGCCACCCCCGCCGCCGAGGTCGCCGCCATGGGCGCGGGCGGCCTGTCCGGTCCCCCCGTCGCCGAGCGCTCCCTCGAGGTGCTGCGCCGCCTCTACGCCCGCGTCGGCGACCGCCTGGTGCTGATCTCGGTCGGCGGCATCGAAACCGCCGACCAAGCCGTCGACCGCATCCTCGCCGGCGCCACCCTGCTGCAGGGCTACACCGGCTTCATCTACGGCGGCCCGTTCTGGACCCGCCGCCTGCACCGCGGCATCGCCGCCCGCCTGCGCGCCCAGGGCTTCACCAGCCTCACCGAGGCCGTCGGCGCGGAACACAAGACCCGCGCCTGA
- a CDS encoding MMPL family transporter, with the protein MLEVGLLRWGRFVHRHRLLVFAVLLVAVAASGFYGRDLGSRLTQGGWFDEHSESVVASQLADRTFGRDRDADVIVLYTAPPGATVDTPSVREAVAAALARLRAAHPDRIQKIDSYFDGPMMGAFADASRTHAFASIGLRGADTETVTNYLAIEHDLGAGAAGAGPGGTTVRLAGLQPVVEGINIGMQRDIHRAELIALPLVAILLYFVFGGVVGALLPVLIGGMTILGSQGIMRLLTAHIQVNVFASAVVTLVSLGLAIDYGLFAVTRFREELAGGRSVEEATARTVATAGRTVLFSAAIIAVSLGALFIYPNGVLRSVPYGGISSVLLAAVLSVTALPAALSIVGRRIDLWGWGRFAGIRTAEQIDRGFFARLADVAMRRPARVIVPVLGLLLVLLIPFRHIAFGGLSERYLAADNPARVAQEQFDALFPDFRTEPLKLVVVGADARQLSDIRFQANFAPGLTGPFEAAAPTTDGVNVLQTGLVRKSDADAAIATLRAIAAPPGVRVMVAGVPALEYDAIHGLLGGLPLLIAILVAAAIVLMYAAFRSLVLAVKAVVFSALSLGAALGVLTWIFVEGHGAGLFGFTPQPLMFAVLVLIVAVLFGLSTDYEVFLQSRMAEARAAGAPPAAAVRYGIAHTGGVITSAAAILIVVTGAFGFSDLVLMKYIAYGMIAALVLDATVIRMLLTPAVLKLVWR; encoded by the coding sequence ATGCTGGAGGTGGGGCTGCTGCGGTGGGGGCGGTTCGTGCACCGGCACCGGCTGCTGGTGTTCGCGGTGTTGCTGGTCGCGGTGGCGGCGTCCGGGTTCTATGGGCGGGATCTGGGGTCGCGGCTGACGCAGGGCGGCTGGTTCGACGAGCACAGCGAGTCGGTGGTGGCCTCGCAGCTGGCCGACCGCACCTTCGGCCGCGACCGCGACGCCGATGTGATCGTCCTCTACACCGCCCCGCCGGGCGCCACGGTGGACACGCCGTCGGTGCGGGAGGCGGTGGCCGCGGCGCTGGCGCGGCTGCGGGCGGCCCATCCCGACCGGATCCAGAAGATCGACAGCTATTTCGACGGCCCGATGATGGGCGCGTTCGCCGACGCGTCGCGCACGCACGCGTTCGCGAGCATCGGGTTGCGCGGCGCGGACACCGAGACGGTGACCAATTATCTGGCCATCGAGCACGATCTGGGTGCGGGCGCGGCGGGGGCGGGGCCGGGGGGCACGACGGTGCGGCTGGCGGGGTTGCAGCCGGTGGTGGAGGGCATCAATATCGGGATGCAGCGCGATATCCACCGGGCGGAGCTGATCGCGCTGCCGCTGGTGGCGATCCTGCTGTATTTCGTGTTCGGCGGGGTGGTGGGGGCGCTGCTGCCGGTGTTGATCGGGGGGATGACGATTCTGGGCAGCCAGGGCATCATGCGGCTGCTCACCGCGCACATCCAGGTGAACGTGTTCGCCAGCGCGGTGGTCACTTTGGTGAGTCTGGGTTTGGCGATCGATTACGGGTTGTTCGCGGTGACCCGGTTCCGGGAGGAGTTGGCGGGCGGGCGCAGTGTGGAGGAGGCCACCGCCCGCACGGTGGCCACGGCGGGGCGCACGGTGTTGTTCTCGGCGGCGATCATCGCGGTGAGCCTGGGGGCGTTGTTCATCTATCCGAACGGGGTGCTGCGGTCGGTGCCCTACGGGGGGATCAGTTCGGTGCTGCTGGCGGCGGTGTTGTCGGTGACGGCGTTGCCGGCGGCGTTGAGTATCGTGGGGCGGCGCATCGATCTGTGGGGGTGGGGCCGGTTCGCCGGTATCCGCACCGCCGAGCAGATCGATCGCGGGTTCTTCGCGCGGCTGGCCGATGTGGCGATGCGCCGCCCGGCGCGGGTGATCGTGCCGGTGCTGGGGTTGCTGCTGGTGTTGCTGATTCCGTTCCGGCACATCGCTTTCGGGGGGTTGAGCGAACGCTATCTGGCGGCCGACAATCCGGCGCGGGTGGCGCAGGAGCAGTTCGACGCGTTGTTCCCGGATTTCCGGACCGAGCCGTTGAAGCTGGTGGTGGTGGGCGCGGATGCGCGGCAGCTGTCCGATATCCGGTTTCAGGCGAATTTCGCGCCGGGGCTGACCGGTCCGTTCGAGGCGGCGGCCCCGACCACCGACGGGGTGAATGTGCTGCAGACCGGGCTGGTGCGCAAGAGCGACGCGGACGCGGCGATCGCCACGCTGCGCGCGATCGCGGCGCCGCCGGGGGTGCGGGTGATGGTGGCGGGGGTGCCGGCGCTGGAGTACGACGCGATTCACGGCCTGTTGGGCGGGTTGCCGCTGCTGATCGCGATCCTGGTGGCGGCGGCGATCGTGTTGATGTATGCGGCGTTTCGGTCGCTGGTGCTGGCGGTGAAGGCGGTGGTGTTCAGCGCGCTGTCGCTGGGCGCCGCGCTGGGCGTTTTGACCTGGATCTTCGTGGAGGGGCACGGGGCGGGGCTGTTCGGGTTCACGCCGCAGCCGCTGATGTTCGCGGTGCTGGTGTTGATCGTGGCGGTGCTGTTCGGGTTGTCGACCGATTACGAGGTGTTTCTGCAGTCGCGGATGGCCGAGGCGCGGGCGGCGGGTGCGCCCCCGGCGGCGGCGGTCCGGTACGGGATCGCGCACACCGGCGGTGTGATCACCTCCGCCGCGGCGATTCTCATCGTGGTGACCGGCGCGTTCGGTTTCTCGGATCTGGTGTTGATGAAGTACATCGCCTACGGCATGATCGCGGCCTTGGTGCTGGACGCCACCGTGATTCGGATGCTGCTGACCCCGGCGGTGCTGAAACTGGTGTGGCGCTGA
- a CDS encoding DUF5703 family protein, whose translation MTRASTPRSPRRRSSLPASWEEEATEEGEYEYVPLRLPPDVTRVTASMRLAIQAEFGGWELSRVRAYTDGSRRVLLRRPKTTRPATEPGM comes from the coding sequence ATGACTCGAGCCTCGACGCCCCGTTCGCCACGCAGGCGCTCATCACTCCCGGCCAGCTGGGAGGAGGAGGCCACCGAAGAAGGAGAATACGAGTACGTGCCGTTACGACTACCGCCCGACGTGACCCGGGTGACCGCATCCATGCGCCTGGCCATCCAGGCCGAATTCGGTGGCTGGGAACTGTCGCGGGTGCGCGCCTACACCGACGGCAGCCGCCGGGTGCTGCTGCGGCGCCCCAAGACCACCCGCCCGGCCACGGAACCGGGGATGTGA
- a CDS encoding YncE family protein, which produces MHSRGGTRAVWSAVLAATTAVTLLTGCSARNADSAEPGPGAGPAPASAALAPVPAAAPTGTVTPAAPIAALLSEPATGRLAALDADGVTVRLLDPATGDTRTATLPARATALAPGAPGEILAPAGRQIVHIAATTAAVRSTPIDGDVRAVTRRDDDSLAAGLADGRVLILDPDGHVRQTIPGLGRIDGIAAAGDAVAVLDRAQTSLTQLDLTRDHAGLALRAGTGATTVLADHYGRLLVADTAGGALLVYTADPLVLRQRFPVGSAPYALAYDQRAETVWVTQTSSNEVVGFDLSRGIPEEVGRCATVRQPNSVTVDDRTGDMFVGSATGDGLQRIGADQRKRGH; this is translated from the coding sequence ATGCACAGTCGCGGCGGAACCCGGGCGGTGTGGTCGGCGGTGCTCGCGGCCACCACGGCGGTGACACTGCTGACCGGATGCTCGGCCCGCAACGCCGACAGCGCCGAACCCGGACCCGGGGCCGGACCCGCCCCCGCCAGCGCGGCCCTCGCCCCCGTCCCGGCCGCGGCGCCCACCGGCACCGTCACCCCGGCCGCCCCGATCGCGGCGCTGCTGTCCGAGCCCGCCACCGGCCGCCTGGCCGCGCTCGACGCCGACGGCGTCACCGTGCGGCTGCTCGACCCCGCCACCGGCGACACCCGCACCGCCACCCTGCCCGCCCGCGCCACCGCCCTGGCCCCCGGCGCGCCCGGCGAGATCCTCGCGCCCGCGGGCCGCCAGATCGTGCACATCGCCGCCACCACCGCCGCCGTGCGGTCCACCCCGATCGACGGCGACGTGCGCGCGGTCACCCGCCGCGACGACGACAGCCTCGCCGCCGGGCTCGCCGACGGCCGGGTGCTGATCCTGGACCCCGACGGCCATGTCCGCCAGACCATTCCCGGCCTCGGCCGCATCGACGGCATCGCCGCCGCGGGCGACGCGGTCGCCGTGCTCGACCGCGCCCAGACCAGCCTCACCCAGCTCGACCTGACCCGCGACCACGCCGGACTGGCGCTGCGCGCGGGCACCGGCGCCACCACCGTGCTCGCCGACCACTACGGGCGGCTGCTGGTCGCCGACACCGCCGGCGGCGCGCTGCTGGTGTACACCGCCGATCCGCTCGTGTTGCGACAAAGGTTCCCGGTAGGCTCGGCGCCCTATGCGCTCGCCTACGATCAGCGGGCCGAGACGGTGTGGGTGACGCAGACGAGCAGCAACGAAGTCGTCGGTTTCGACCTGTCGAGAGGTATACCGGAGGAAGTGGGCCGATGCGCGACGGTGCGGCAGCCGAATTCGGTCACTGTCGACGACCGCACCGGCGACATGTTCGTGGGGTCCGCCACCGGTGACGGTCTGCAGCGGATCGGCGCGGACCAGAGGAAGAGAGGGCACTGA
- a CDS encoding LysE family translocator — MHHPLLFVLAALTLIAIPGPNHLYITARSIAEGRRAGMLSALGVETGTLVHVAAAAAGLSALIAASATAFGVLRYAGAAYLVYLAYRTLRGGDEPNKVAVQARPPHRVYLDGMLVNLFNPKVILFFLAFLPQFVDRGAGAVPLQMAVLGLITALIGLVADFVYAIGAGSIGGWLRERPAFRRRQRYATGLIYLALGAAAAFAGPEPRHTA; from the coding sequence ATGCATCACCCTCTGCTGTTCGTGCTGGCAGCCCTCACCCTGATCGCGATCCCCGGCCCCAACCACCTCTACATCACCGCGCGCAGCATCGCCGAAGGACGACGCGCCGGAATGCTGTCGGCGCTCGGCGTCGAGACCGGGACGCTGGTGCACGTCGCGGCCGCCGCCGCGGGACTGTCGGCGCTGATCGCCGCCTCGGCCACCGCGTTCGGGGTGCTGCGCTACGCGGGCGCGGCGTATCTGGTGTATCTGGCCTACCGGACGCTGCGCGGCGGGGACGAGCCGAACAAGGTTGCGGTGCAGGCGCGTCCACCGCACCGGGTGTATCTGGACGGGATGCTGGTGAACCTGTTCAACCCGAAGGTGATCCTGTTCTTCCTCGCCTTCCTGCCGCAATTCGTCGACCGCGGCGCGGGCGCGGTACCGCTGCAGATGGCCGTGCTCGGGCTGATCACCGCGCTCATCGGGCTGGTCGCGGACTTCGTGTACGCCATCGGCGCCGGCTCGATCGGCGGCTGGCTGCGCGAACGCCCCGCCTTCCGCCGCCGCCAGCGCTACGCCACCGGCCTGATCTACCTGGCCCTCGGCGCGGCCGCCGCCTTCGCCGGGCCCGAACCCCGCCACACCGCCTGA
- a CDS encoding toll/interleukin-1 receptor domain-containing protein, with amino-acid sequence MTVAAVRSTLLRYRLVRADTGYGAFFSYSGDRDRRLLPRLQRAIEKQSRPWYRPPRVRIFLDYSGISVGPRLRAKIEAGLARSRWLVVIASPEARRSTWVDREIDWWLTHRSVDTLLLVVSDGALVWDERRGDWDPDRSTALPPRLLGTFPDEPVWKTIPWHDSGRDPDIDSAAVSIAAVVRGMREDDLTSEGLRDTRRNLRWARAVALVLAALLVAAGVIARIAVGQKNTADDQARIASTRLMASVADGHAATDARAALLLAVAAYRTAPDPNTLAALYRANLASPTLVRGVTTPAPITQLETSADGRTAVAGLGDGQLVAWTATDRTLAPITSLAPPLSSIAVSADATVIAAAAGTHLRLWRKTGGPLDLAVPDGLTPQQVTVLPSGAVVAVQTTTTAPASGALLLYDSGSGRLRDRFATDALIAQAGVPGLGVRTVLPLSDDDLLLLDHAYWVRIRVRDGTVEDTGIGELPDLADGLIGRPSGNGELYSASNNGGATDIYRLHGPKRFPADDIAATLSAITPATGVEPPAVLDRNGDTAALLAPDGSIYLAPIAAAATPRPAAVRLTGAQIRSGDLIRFLGDSGHRVLAATGDHLILWDTDQIDRLSVTAAAAIPQVCNACPRPTVQISPTDTEIIVSSGVDNGQAPDSTDIDREENAKYRFTVVRPLPLSSAPGRSVPVDGMPAWPDPAHPVLLTHQRAQPDSPTPPPLAVLTAPSPEAVLSGAWSGPDPATVLSLDANGTLSAQNTSTGAITAQRTAPAPATGYGPVVSNRRFAAYLSRRDVTIVDSATLGIAAHLDGRDVTALAYAGPQLLIHRGRDLEVWTENGSTRLRTLTGIGPPGHWESLAADDAATVVAHLDDAGSIILDDLRTGTNLATIPGGPAAAGMTGLALSHNGKHLLTATGSWRAPEGTLTDHDIAPDTLVRTACDRAGTDLTPQEWRDLVGIRRPPTASCP; translated from the coding sequence ATGACTGTTGCGGCCGTGCGCTCCACACTGCTCCGCTACCGGCTCGTCCGCGCCGACACCGGATACGGCGCGTTCTTCTCCTACAGCGGCGACCGCGACCGCCGCCTGCTGCCCCGCCTGCAGCGCGCCATCGAAAAACAGTCCCGGCCCTGGTACCGGCCGCCGCGCGTGCGCATCTTCCTCGACTACAGCGGCATCTCGGTCGGGCCGCGGCTGCGCGCGAAAATCGAAGCCGGACTGGCCCGCTCACGCTGGCTGGTCGTCATCGCCTCACCCGAGGCGCGCCGCTCCACCTGGGTCGACCGCGAAATCGACTGGTGGCTCACCCACCGCTCGGTCGACACCCTGCTGCTGGTGGTCTCCGACGGCGCCCTGGTCTGGGACGAGCGGCGCGGCGACTGGGACCCCGACCGGTCCACCGCCCTCCCGCCGCGCCTGCTCGGCACCTTCCCCGACGAACCGGTGTGGAAGACGATTCCATGGCACGACTCCGGCCGCGACCCCGATATCGACAGTGCCGCGGTCAGTATCGCCGCGGTCGTGCGCGGCATGCGCGAAGACGACCTGACATCCGAGGGCCTGCGCGACACCCGCCGTAACCTGCGCTGGGCGCGGGCGGTGGCGCTCGTGCTCGCCGCGCTGCTCGTGGCGGCCGGGGTGATCGCCCGCATCGCCGTCGGCCAGAAGAACACCGCCGACGACCAGGCGCGGATCGCGTCGACCCGGCTGATGGCCTCGGTCGCCGACGGCCACGCCGCCACCGACGCGCGTGCCGCGCTGCTGCTGGCCGTCGCCGCCTACCGCACCGCCCCCGATCCGAACACCCTCGCCGCCCTGTACCGCGCGAACCTGGCCAGCCCCACCCTGGTGCGCGGCGTCACCACCCCGGCCCCGATCACGCAGCTGGAAACCAGCGCCGACGGCCGGACCGCGGTGGCCGGACTCGGCGACGGGCAACTCGTCGCCTGGACCGCGACCGATCGAACGCTCGCCCCGATCACGAGCCTGGCCCCGCCGCTGTCCTCGATCGCGGTCAGCGCCGACGCCACGGTGATCGCCGCCGCCGCCGGAACCCACCTGCGCCTGTGGCGAAAGACCGGCGGCCCCCTCGATCTCGCCGTGCCCGACGGCCTGACACCGCAGCAGGTGACCGTCCTGCCCTCCGGCGCCGTCGTGGCGGTGCAGACCACCACGACCGCCCCCGCGTCCGGGGCACTGCTGCTCTACGACAGCGGATCCGGGCGGCTGCGGGACCGCTTCGCCACCGACGCGCTGATCGCCCAGGCCGGTGTGCCCGGCCTCGGTGTGCGAACGGTGCTGCCGCTGTCCGACGACGACCTGCTCCTGCTCGACCACGCCTACTGGGTGCGCATCCGAGTCCGGGACGGAACGGTCGAGGACACCGGCATCGGCGAACTACCCGACCTCGCCGACGGTCTGATCGGACGACCCTCCGGCAACGGCGAGCTCTACAGCGCCAGCAACAACGGCGGCGCCACCGACATCTACCGGCTCCACGGACCGAAACGATTCCCGGCCGACGACATCGCGGCGACACTGTCGGCGATCACCCCCGCCACCGGCGTCGAACCCCCGGCGGTACTGGACCGCAACGGCGACACCGCCGCCCTGCTCGCCCCCGACGGCAGCATCTACCTCGCGCCGATCGCCGCCGCCGCGACACCCCGGCCCGCCGCCGTCCGGCTCACCGGGGCACAGATCCGATCCGGCGACCTCATCCGCTTTCTGGGCGACTCCGGTCACCGGGTGCTCGCCGCGACCGGTGACCACCTGATCCTGTGGGACACCGATCAGATCGACCGGCTGTCGGTCACCGCCGCCGCCGCGATCCCCCAGGTGTGCAACGCCTGTCCGCGCCCGACGGTGCAGATCTCCCCCACCGACACCGAGATCATCGTCTCCAGCGGCGTGGACAACGGCCAAGCCCCCGACTCGACCGATATCGACCGCGAGGAGAACGCGAAGTATCGCTTCACCGTTGTCCGGCCACTCCCGCTCAGCAGTGCACCCGGCCGATCCGTGCCCGTCGACGGCATGCCCGCCTGGCCGGATCCGGCGCACCCGGTGCTGCTCACTCATCAACGGGCCCAACCCGATTCGCCGACCCCACCCCCGCTCGCCGTCCTCACCGCTCCGTCGCCCGAGGCGGTGCTGAGCGGCGCCTGGTCCGGGCCCGACCCCGCCACGGTGCTGTCGCTCGACGCGAACGGCACCCTCTCCGCACAGAACACATCAACCGGCGCGATCACCGCACAGCGCACCGCCCCCGCCCCGGCCACCGGCTACGGCCCGGTCGTATCGAACCGGCGCTTCGCCGCCTACCTCAGCCGCCGCGACGTCACCATCGTCGACTCGGCCACCCTGGGCATCGCGGCACACCTCGACGGCCGCGATGTCACCGCCCTCGCCTACGCGGGCCCGCAGCTGCTGATCCACCGCGGCCGCGACCTCGAGGTGTGGACCGAGAACGGCTCGACCCGCCTGCGCACCCTCACCGGCATCGGCCCACCCGGCCACTGGGAATCCTTGGCCGCCGACGACGCCGCCACCGTCGTCGCCCACCTGGACGACGCGGGCTCGATCATCCTCGACGACCTGCGCACCGGCACGAACCTCGCCACCATCCCGGGCGGCCCCGCCGCCGCGGGCATGACCGGACTCGCACTGTCGCACAACGGAAAACACCTCCTTACCGCCACCGGATCCTGGCGCGCCCCCGAAGGCACCCTCACCGACCACGACATCGCACCCGACACCCTCGTCCGCACCGCCTGCGACCGTGCGGGCACCGACCTCACCCCACAGGAATGGCGCGATCTGGTCGGGATCCGGCGACCACCGACCGCGTCGTGCCCGTAG
- a CDS encoding PfkB family carbohydrate kinase — MGQQDAVIAVRAVLVRLGKRSGLSPTRLASTEIDATPLLNLPVVRRHVCRSGRPPEETAVVVIRALVHRLPPTERIIADAVLALGTLDEAGSPAADVDFHRLYAAELGERREYLSRCWQALHTVVSARPPAAAPTVRQLRVRLEHSAYTELARLLVDASDDPALQPETTTAPPESTDRRAVTVVGDAVTEHLYRVDRPPLPGTTVRGSTSEHFGGKGLGRAVAIARLGLTVRLLCAIGDDPAGQRLLAYLRAHRVDTTLVKVVPGAATPADARILTGPGEASEIHCSADRTSLTVADLRTTQIRRALTGAAAVLATLEQPAPVVEAVLAALDTQPERPWLILHAAPAIPEPQGLYRYLWTVDYLIGTEHELRALVPGADTDTADTVLYLRMLGARAVCVLGDDRCRITTDDLDLDIPLSPAFLHAGPGAHAAFAAALTHRLLDAHRPAAESDFRWAAAAMVAAQSLDGTPDAMPSLDRIDRILELGAQYSSA, encoded by the coding sequence GTGGGGCAACAGGATGCGGTGATCGCCGTGCGGGCGGTGCTGGTGCGGTTGGGCAAACGGTCCGGCCTCAGCCCCACCCGCCTGGCCAGCACCGAAATCGACGCTACCCCCCTGCTGAACCTGCCCGTCGTCCGCCGGCACGTGTGCCGATCCGGTCGTCCCCCGGAGGAGACCGCCGTCGTCGTCATCCGCGCCCTCGTGCATCGGCTCCCGCCCACCGAACGCATCATCGCCGACGCGGTCCTGGCCCTGGGCACCCTCGACGAGGCGGGCAGCCCCGCCGCCGACGTCGACTTCCACCGGCTCTACGCCGCCGAACTCGGCGAACGCCGGGAATACCTGAGCCGATGCTGGCAGGCCCTGCACACCGTCGTCTCCGCCCGCCCGCCCGCGGCCGCGCCGACGGTCCGGCAGCTGCGGGTGCGGCTCGAGCACAGCGCCTACACCGAACTGGCGCGGCTGCTCGTGGACGCCTCCGACGATCCCGCGCTGCAGCCCGAAACCACCACCGCGCCACCGGAATCCACCGACCGGCGCGCGGTCACCGTCGTCGGCGACGCGGTCACCGAACACCTGTACCGGGTCGATCGCCCACCGCTGCCGGGCACCACCGTCCGCGGGAGCACCAGCGAACACTTCGGCGGCAAGGGATTGGGCCGCGCCGTCGCCATCGCCCGCCTCGGGCTGACCGTGCGGCTGCTGTGCGCGATCGGCGACGACCCGGCCGGCCAACGACTGCTCGCCTACCTGCGCGCCCACCGCGTCGACACCACACTGGTGAAGGTCGTCCCCGGCGCCGCCACCCCCGCCGACGCGCGCATCCTCACCGGCCCCGGCGAGGCGTCGGAAATCCATTGCAGCGCCGACCGCACCAGCCTCACCGTCGCCGACCTGCGCACCACCCAGATCCGGCGCGCGCTCACCGGCGCGGCCGCGGTGCTGGCGACCCTCGAACAACCGGCGCCCGTCGTCGAGGCCGTCCTCGCCGCGCTCGACACCCAGCCCGAACGCCCCTGGCTGATCCTGCACGCCGCGCCCGCCATCCCCGAACCGCAAGGGCTGTACCGATATCTGTGGACCGTCGACTACCTCATCGGCACCGAGCACGAACTGCGCGCCCTGGTTCCCGGCGCCGACACCGACACCGCCGACACCGTGCTGTATCTGCGGATGCTGGGCGCGCGCGCCGTCTGCGTCCTCGGCGACGACCGCTGCCGGATCACCACCGACGACCTCGATCTCGACATTCCGCTGTCACCGGCGTTCCTGCACGCCGGTCCCGGCGCGCACGCCGCGTTCGCCGCCGCGCTCACCCATCGGCTGCTCGACGCGCACCGCCCGGCCGCCGAGAGCGACTTCCGCTGGGCGGCCGCGGCGATGGTCGCCGCCCAATCCCTGGACGGCACCCCCGACGCCATGCCCAGCCTCGATCGCATCGACCGCATCCTCGAACTCGGCGCCCAGTACAGCAGCGCGTAA
- a CDS encoding GTP cyclohydrolase, which translates to MLDTAEINLEDTRHMYSRKGIRLPLRVMELAYGDDFAEVLIFGEIAAGCLVRIHSRCLFGDVIGTDDCDCGPQLDKALDKIFDNGGGVLIYLHQEGRGAGLIAKARGLRLSEAVDYDTFTAYCALGYPPDNRSYILAAIALDKLSAYLPQPLAAIGLLTNNPEKEAALATGRRVTVIPLWTRARTERERRYLAAKVRRGHLNPPPELTEPGSGGRPGLQLLGPLALATVLVAGTHYGLRPRPARAEHPTAKAAERMRALLDSAVDLLTPLPLPEAFPTPA; encoded by the coding sequence ATGTTGGACACAGCAGAAATCAACCTGGAGGACACCCGGCATATGTACTCCCGCAAGGGGATCCGGCTGCCGCTGCGAGTCATGGAACTGGCCTACGGCGACGACTTCGCCGAGGTTCTGATCTTCGGTGAGATCGCCGCCGGCTGCCTGGTCCGCATCCATTCCCGCTGCCTGTTCGGCGACGTCATCGGCACCGACGACTGCGACTGCGGCCCCCAGCTGGACAAAGCGCTGGACAAGATCTTCGACAACGGCGGCGGTGTACTGATCTACCTGCACCAGGAGGGACGCGGCGCGGGCCTGATCGCCAAGGCGCGCGGACTACGCCTGTCCGAGGCAGTCGACTACGACACCTTCACCGCCTACTGCGCCCTCGGCTACCCGCCCGACAACCGGTCCTACATCCTGGCCGCCATCGCCCTCGACAAACTCTCGGCATATCTGCCGCAACCCCTGGCCGCGATCGGCCTGCTCACCAACAACCCCGAGAAGGAGGCGGCGCTCGCCACCGGCCGCCGGGTCACGGTCATACCGCTGTGGACTCGCGCGCGCACCGAGCGCGAACGCCGCTACCTCGCGGCGAAAGTCCGGCGCGGGCACCTGAATCCGCCGCCGGAACTCACCGAGCCCGGCAGCGGCGGCCGCCCCGGCCTGCAACTGCTCGGCCCGCTCGCCCTCGCCACCGTGCTCGTCGCCGGAACACACTACGGCCTGCGCCCCCGGCCCGCCCGCGCCGAGCACCCGACGGCGAAGGCCGCCGAGCGGATGCGAGCGCTGCTCGACAGCGCCGTGGACCTGCTCACCCCGCTCCCGCTCCCCGAGGCATTCCCCACCCCCGCCTGA